Proteins encoded within one genomic window of Brienomyrus brachyistius isolate T26 chromosome 22, BBRACH_0.4, whole genome shotgun sequence:
- the LOC125718014 gene encoding apoptosis regulator BAX-like: MDPNENQVDATKKVVLLSIKGIVEDQLPGEPVDETLGGLLPECSQEEEAVNDVVSQIRRVAKGLEKDTLLQQSINALPVVSLEAFRKIVDKVIADGITWESITVLLFVSGKFIVKLIKEHLQQSLPDILAWIWDFFQRRILSWIVQQGGWVSCLSFFGASAVQCYAILSGAFLCVLFVMWRAGRSS; encoded by the exons ATGGATCCTAATGAAAACCAAGTTGATGCGACAAAGAAAGTCGTTCTGTTGAGCATAAAAGG CATCGTTGAAGATCAGTTACCGGGAGAGCCGGTCGACGAGACACTGGGCGGTCTGCTGCCGGAATGCAGTCAGGAGGAGGAAGCCGTAAACGACGTGGTCTCGCAAATCAGAAGAGTTGCCAAAGGTTTGGAGAAGGACACACTTCTACAACA GTCAATTAATGCACTTCCAGTGGTAAGCCTAGAAGCCTTTAGGAAGATTGTGGACAAGGTGATTGCAGATGGAATAACCTGGGAAAGCATCACTGTTCTGCTTTTTGTGTCAGGGAAATTCATTGTGAAG TTAATTAAAGAGCACTTACAGCAGTCACTGCCAGATATCCTGGCCTGGATCTGGGATTTCTTCCAGAGGAGAATATTATCCTGGATCGTGCAGCAAGGAGGATGG GTGAGCTGTCTCTCCTTCTTCGGCGCTTCGGCTGTCCAGTGCTATGCCATCCTCTCAGGTGCATTCCTGTGTGTGCTGTTTGTGATGTGGAGAGCGGGCAGATCAAGCTGA
- the aldh16a1 gene encoding aldehyde dehydrogenase family 16 member A1, whose protein sequence is MAGSSSKTVFDIFRSMEYAPSAPSNAAAQAWLDVHSRSLGFFINGDFFRPAGRQASVFTDASGGSVCSVLCASDDDVSLCVSAAKAAFPIWSGLTGPQRARVLRRWAAALQRQAQCLAELCELSQSPSPAAALVRLLQYYASWAQLRDAQLPGWSPVGVVALLLSDDASSYSLLLKAMAALSMGNTVILKPGTASALPALLLASLGGEAGLPAGAVNVVMGPTLSLGVTVAQNQHISCVTYSGNEKEGRALSQEMAGAGVPVWLSLSCSAVCPFVIFESADIDSAVDGVIEAAFKKKRDWRWVLCVQESVWDIVAARLKIRMAEMKCVPLLDESDRAILDTAVQEAQQQGATVIQPHLPPSSSAAYPPTVLWGLAPSCPSAVSPPPGPVLPALCFRTADEGVTLGNHSPHGQAGSLWTEDLTLALEAARGLSMGSVWLNSHSVLDPSLPVSGAKESGNCTDGGREGLFQFLCPRTSCRLPASSPLPMDYTTFGSTVSGLSAPAEHKSDQKVPRSFLQLVGGRLCKSDSGCSLAVRTAGGEVLACCPDSGRKDVRDAVEAALKVQPGWMKKGPASRSQSLYRLSESLDAKRQDMAKSLSTQTGLPLEDAEKEVDLSVARLCDCAALCDKERGGVQSLLQSGSALSLPEPIGVVGVVLPDSKPLLSLVTLLGAAVAAGNAVLMIPSEKYPLPALEFIQLLQSSDIPGGVASILTGRRDHLTQALANHSVIQAIWYWGNQEGRQYLQYTCSGPLKRLWLNGEDKEMEASGGVARDWTSPDPTLLEEVRARALRWKSVWIPTA, encoded by the exons ATGGCCGGCAGTAGCTCTAAGACCGTTTTTGACATATTCCGATCCATGGAGTACGCACCCTCCGCTCCTAGCAACGCGGCTGCTCAG GCCTGGCTGGATGTTCACTCCCGTTCGCTGGGTTTTTTCATCAATGGAGACTTTTTTCGGCCGGCTGGCAGACAGGCCAGTGTTTTCACGGATGCTTCAG GTGGCAGCGTGTGCAGTGTCTTGTGTGCCTCTGACGATGACGTGTCCCTGTGCGTTTCTgctgccaaagccgcattccccATTTGGTCCGGCCTGACTGGCCCTCAGCGAGCTCGTGTTCTGAGGAG GTGGGCGGCTGCCCTGCAGAGACAAGCCCAGTGCCTCGCAGAGCTCTGTGAGCTGAGCCAGTCCCCCAGCCCAGCAGCTGCGCTAGTCAGGCTGCTGCAGTATTACGCCAGCTGGGCCCAGCTGAGAGATGCTCAGCTTCCTGGCTGGAGTCCTGTGGGTGTGGTGGCATTGCTGCTGTCTGACGATGCCTCCTCCTACTCGCTCCTGCTGAAGGCCATGGCCGCCTTATCAATGG GCAACACGGTTATTTTGAAACCTGGCACTGCATCGGCGCTTCCCGCTCTCCTGTTGGCCAGCCTCGGTGGAGAGGCAGGACTTCCTGCCGGAGCTGTTAATGTGGTAATGGGTCCGACCCTGTCACTGGGGGTCACAGTTGCTCAGAATCAGCACATCAGCTGTGTCACATACAGTGGGAATGAAAAG gaagGACGGGCTCTGAGCCAGGAGATGGCCGGTGCTGGTGTCCCTGTCTGGCTTTCCCTTTCCTGCAGCGCAGTCTGTCCCTTCGTCATTTTTGAGTCTGCAGATATAGACAGTGCTGTGGATGGCGTGATAGAAGCAGCCTTCAAAAAGAAGAGGGAT TGGCGATGGGTGCTCTGTGTGCAGGAGTCAGTCTGGGACATTGTTGCTGCTCGACTGAAGATTCGAATGGCAGAGATGAAGTGTGTTCCCCTTCTGGATGAATCTGATCGAGCCATTCTGGATACTGCAGTGCAGGAGGCACAACAGCAGGGGGCCACA GTGATTCAGCCACATCTTCCCCCGAGCTCCTCCGCCGCCTACCCCCCCACCGTGCTCTGGGGGCTTGCTCCCTCCTGTCCCTCTGCTGTGTCACCACCCCCAGGGCCCGTCTTGCCTGCCCTGTGCTTCAGGACCGCTGACGAGGGCGTCACTcttg GAAACCACTCGCCACACGGACAAGCTGGCTCTCTGTGGACAGAGGATCTGACTCTCGCTTTAGAGGCTGCCAGAGG TCTATCCATGGGCTCCGTGTGGCTAAATTCTCACTCCGTCCTGGATCCATCGCTCCCCGTCTCGGGAGCAAAGGAGAGTGGGAACTGTACCGATGGGGGCAGAGAg GGACTGTTCCAGTTCCTGTGCCCCAGAACCTCCTGCCGCCTCCCTGCGTCGTCTCCTCTCCCTATGGATTACACCACGTTCGGCTCCACTGTGTCAGGGCTGTCTGCCCCAGCGGAGCACAAATCGGATCAAAA GGTCCCTCGCTCCTTCCTCCAGCTTGTCGGGGGTCGACTGTGCAAGTCTGACTCCGGCTGCAGTTTGGCCGTTCGGACAGCGGGTGGAGAAGTGCTGGCTTGCTGTCCTGACAGTGGCCGTAAAGATGTGCGTGATGCGGTGGAGGCTGCATTGAAGGTCCAGCCGGG CTGGATGAAGAAAGGCCCCGCCTCCCGTTCTCAGTCACTCTACCGTCTTTCTGAAAGCTTGGATGCAAAGAGGCAGGATATGGCCAAGTCACTCAGTACTCAGACTGGCCTCCCACTAGAGGATGCAGAGAAGGAGGTGGATCTCAGTGTCGCCCGACTCTGTGATTGTGCAGCTCTCTGTGACAAGGAACGGGGTGGTGTGCAG TCGCTTCTCCAGTCTGGCTCTGCCCTGTCTTTGCCAGAGCCAATAGGAGTGGTGGGTGTGGTGCTCCCGGACTCAAAGCCTCTTCTCTCATTGGTCACTTTGCTTGGGGCTGCTGTCGCTGCTGGCAACGCAGTGCTCATGATACCAAGCGAAAAGTACCCTCTTCCTGCCTTGGAATTTATACAG CTCCTGCAGTCTTCTGACATtccagggggtgtggccagtaTTCTGACTGGCCGCCGAGACCATTTGACCCAGGCCTTGGCCAATCATAGTGTAATACAGGCTATATGGTACTGGGGTAATCAGGAG GGGCGCCAGTACCTTCAGTACACCTGTTCTGGTCCTCTGAAGAGGTTGTGGCTGAATGGCGAGGACAAGGAGATGGAGGCAAGCGGCGGAGTTGCGAGAGACTGGACTTCCCCTGACCCCACACTCCTGGAGGAGGTGCGGGCACGTGCCTTGCGCTGGAAAAGTGTGTGGATCCCCACAGCATAG